A stretch of the Saprospiraceae bacterium genome encodes the following:
- a CDS encoding HAMP domain-containing histidine kinase: MVNLSINRNWYLVWIVALLLLTLAKVYEWVYPSFQHDYHHFLKIKLEGELNAHLDKDSKYLRQLKPLLVDGNALTGFENSEIIKIARQSEIKQVICKEGEIRFWNGKDGFFEALWCTDAFKSDSISLIKYNGSYFLTLDTQLNSDSQKINCIRQYHINSTQDIKQGFTLTKTRKTQRDLPIFAKSNAKKPLFYLNLDGPFLAPYYGNALILFYLLTLIIFYIPFHRIARDFFNRGNYPWANLILSTGVLVTASMCQWIVHQNDFYHSMLTDKLVHTKFYDYTLFEFTVFSGIFFHLSFFFYKYANIDNTLSVLKFRYGVVLFNYLASIIALIIYCFIFSAVFIHSDFYFDLNNIFSIQVENYILLFDLLIALLAIFLITNKLTLSTASFELPFRHKILIYLLAFLILAGFIYQSNINIGLLTFFLGVSIIIWMQDFFSEEYQKNILWLISWIIVISILNASMIFHFQNQKKRYVKDQMIGQYIECLKIRKDCVPELIQNCTTNQYELYFFEDNFLKYSSSVYKPSIDHVKNVLKKDSIRHVIQGDKDVLYTRSQPNQYLVISNPLESTLKGISLFSYLFTVLILISYLISLIHQRLPFLPEGLQITFQDKPSLKNRIQFYVILGIVISFLIIAITTVFFTRQSEDQIFRENLESKTNNLCNFLETTIRNSNTIEDANLILSEQIRQSSQMVDFNVNLFNTKGIEEKVYANNQSEQDPIFKLIDPNVFFSYPSFSEDITITESPDDDLNAYRNLFYNNKRIAILQVEAKASQESKSGNRLANLINTLLNIYVFLFLIAASLATLLANSITAPLVNLGNKIRQIRLGKTNEKLEWSGQDEIGELISNYNQMVSQLDESAQLLAKSERDSAWREMAKQVAHEIKNPLTPMKLSIQYLQQHIRSGAEDVKEMAQKVSLTLIEQIDNLTKIATEFSNFAKMPTAENEKIVLNEIVSSVHDLFRKREDIDILLSVPIDELFVFADKNQIIRVLNNLINNAIQAIPETKRGHIDIQLDANSKNAIIMVRDNGTGIPEDMQAKVFLPNFTSKSSGTGLGLAMCQQIIESANGRIYFKTIPGVGTSFYIELPLMRSVPNTTEDSNEQD, encoded by the coding sequence ATGGTAAACCTTTCCATAAATAGAAATTGGTATTTGGTTTGGATTGTGGCTTTGCTCTTGTTGACCTTGGCAAAGGTTTACGAATGGGTTTATCCATCTTTTCAACACGATTACCACCATTTCCTGAAAATAAAACTGGAAGGTGAACTCAATGCACACCTGGACAAGGATTCTAAATACCTCAGGCAACTTAAACCCTTATTAGTTGACGGCAATGCGCTTACTGGCTTTGAAAACTCAGAAATCATTAAAATCGCCAGACAAAGTGAAATCAAACAAGTAATCTGCAAGGAAGGAGAAATTCGTTTTTGGAATGGCAAAGATGGTTTTTTTGAAGCGCTTTGGTGTACCGATGCATTCAAATCCGATAGCATCTCATTGATAAAATACAACGGATCATACTTCCTGACTCTTGATACGCAATTAAACAGCGACAGTCAAAAGATCAATTGCATCAGGCAGTACCACATTAACAGCACCCAAGATATTAAACAAGGGTTTACACTTACAAAAACGCGTAAGACGCAAAGAGATCTACCAATTTTTGCAAAATCAAATGCAAAAAAACCATTATTTTATTTGAATTTGGACGGTCCCTTTCTGGCACCCTATTATGGAAATGCATTGATTTTATTTTATTTGCTTACACTCATCATATTCTACATTCCTTTTCATCGCATAGCACGTGATTTTTTTAATAGAGGAAATTATCCCTGGGCCAACCTCATCCTATCAACAGGTGTTTTGGTGACTGCCAGCATGTGTCAATGGATCGTACATCAAAATGATTTTTATCACAGCATGTTGACCGATAAACTGGTCCATACAAAATTTTATGACTACACGCTTTTTGAATTCACTGTGTTTTCAGGCATCTTTTTTCATCTAAGTTTTTTCTTTTATAAATATGCCAATATAGACAATACATTAAGTGTACTTAAATTTCGATATGGTGTGGTGTTGTTTAATTATTTAGCATCCATCATTGCACTGATTATTTATTGCTTTATTTTTAGTGCTGTATTTATTCATTCTGATTTTTACTTTGACCTTAACAATATTTTTTCGATTCAGGTAGAAAATTACATTTTACTTTTTGATTTATTGATTGCGCTTCTGGCCATATTTTTAATAACCAATAAACTCACACTTAGTACTGCAAGTTTTGAATTACCCTTCCGCCATAAAATTTTAATTTATCTTTTGGCTTTTCTCATTCTTGCTGGTTTCATCTATCAATCAAACATAAACATTGGATTGCTTACATTCTTTTTGGGTGTTTCAATCATCATTTGGATGCAGGATTTCTTTTCTGAGGAATATCAAAAAAATATATTGTGGTTGATTTCATGGATCATTGTGATAAGCATTTTAAATGCCAGCATGATTTTTCACTTTCAAAATCAAAAAAAGCGTTACGTAAAAGATCAAATGATCGGACAATACATCGAATGTCTTAAGATTCGAAAAGACTGCGTTCCGGAATTGATTCAAAATTGTACGACAAATCAATATGAACTTTATTTTTTTGAAGATAATTTTTTAAAATATTCCAGCAGTGTATACAAACCATCTATAGATCATGTAAAAAATGTATTAAAAAAAGACAGCATTCGTCATGTGATACAAGGAGATAAAGACGTATTGTACACCAGATCCCAACCAAATCAATACCTGGTTATCAGCAACCCATTGGAATCAACTCTTAAAGGAATTTCTTTGTTTTCCTATTTATTTACAGTCTTAATTTTAATATCCTACCTGATCAGCTTAATCCACCAGCGCTTGCCTTTTTTACCGGAAGGGTTACAAATTACATTTCAGGATAAACCTTCACTAAAAAACAGAATTCAATTTTATGTAATTTTAGGTATCGTAATCAGTTTTTTAATCATTGCAATTACTACTGTATTTTTTACACGTCAATCTGAAGATCAAATTTTCCGAGAAAATCTGGAAAGCAAAACCAATAACCTTTGCAATTTTCTGGAAACCACCATTCGGAATTCGAATACAATAGAAGATGCTAATTTGATCTTATCCGAACAAATCAGGCAATCCAGTCAAATGGTTGATTTTAATGTCAATCTATTTAATACAAAAGGCATTGAAGAAAAGGTATATGCCAACAATCAATCAGAACAGGATCCAATTTTTAAATTAATTGATCCAAATGTCTTTTTTAGTTACCCGAGTTTTTCTGAAGACATCACCATCACTGAAAGTCCGGACGATGATCTCAATGCCTACCGCAATTTATTTTACAACAACAAACGAATTGCAATTCTTCAAGTGGAAGCCAAAGCATCTCAGGAAAGTAAATCCGGAAACCGGCTCGCTAATTTGATAAATACATTGCTCAACATCTATGTATTTCTCTTTTTAATTGCAGCCAGTTTGGCTACCCTTTTAGCAAATTCAATTACAGCACCTTTGGTAAATTTAGGAAATAAAATCAGACAGATTCGGTTGGGTAAAACAAATGAAAAATTAGAATGGAGCGGACAAGATGAAATTGGCGAACTCATCAGCAATTACAATCAAATGGTAAGTCAATTGGATGAAAGCGCTCAGCTACTGGCAAAATCTGAAAGGGATAGTGCATGGCGGGAGATGGCCAAACAAGTTGCACATGAAATTAAAAATCCATTGACACCGATGAAACTGAGCATCCAATATTTGCAGCAACACATCCGCTCAGGTGCAGAAGATGTTAAAGAAATGGCTCAAAAAGTAAGCTTGACCTTAATCGAACAAATTGACAATTTGACTAAGATTGCCACTGAGTTTAGCAATTTTGCTAAAATGCCAACTGCTGAAAATGAAAAAATTGTTTTAAATGAAATTGTTTCATCAGTTCATGACTTATTTCGCAAAAGAGAAGATATTGACATCCTTTTATCCGTTCCGATTGATGAATTATTTGTCTTCGCTGATAAAAATCAAATCATCCGGGTTTTAAACAATCTGATCAACAATGCAATCCAGGCAATTCCGGAAACAAAACGAGGTCACATCGATATTCAATTAGATGCCAATTCAAAGAATGCAATTATCATGGTTCGCGATAATGGGACGGGCATTCCTGAAGACATGCAAGCTAAAGTGTTTCTTCCCAATTTTACATCCAAGAGTTCCGGAACCGGTTTGGGTTTGGCAATGTGTCAACAAATCATTGAGTCAGCGAATGGCCGCATATATTTTAAAACAATACCGGGCGTAGGAACCAGTTTTTATATTGAGTTGCCTTTGATGCGTTCTGTGCCGAATACAACTGAAGATTCTAATGAGCAAGATTAA
- the porV gene encoding type IX secretion system outer membrane channel protein PorV — protein sequence MRFLTCICFLILGMNLSAQTWNPAKGCIVDASGECLQNTILTALPFLRINPDTRSGGLGDAGVALSTDPNAMHHNAARLAWSENNMGISATYSPWLRNLGIDDIYLLYLSGYYKIDKFQTAGLAVRYFSLGKIDFRDENGNDIGTGQPNEFEIAAAYSRKLSDVFSASLSAKFAYSNLATGKTVGAYDITSAKTFGADLGFLYRNKLGASGRRNYLNVGLAITNIGSKVTYIKGLVKDFIPTNLALGAAYEMNFDDYNSLTTTLEINKLLIPSPRKPGDPLYDVDNNKIADYREKSLFEGIFGSLNDAPGGGKEELQELMYSLGLEYWYDKQFAVRMGYFHENALKGNRKYMTLGCGVKYNVFGLNLSYLVPTTNNRSPLANTIRFSISYDFDGGAVGNQSGE from the coding sequence ATGCGTTTTCTAACTTGTATTTGTTTTTTAATTCTAGGCATGAATCTTTCAGCTCAAACCTGGAATCCTGCGAAAGGTTGTATTGTCGATGCCAGTGGCGAATGCCTTCAAAATACCATTTTGACAGCACTGCCCTTTTTAAGGATCAATCCGGATACCCGTTCAGGTGGTCTGGGGGATGCAGGCGTTGCCTTATCAACGGACCCCAATGCAATGCACCACAATGCAGCTCGCCTGGCCTGGTCAGAAAACAACATGGGCATCTCAGCAACTTATTCTCCCTGGTTGAGAAACCTTGGTATTGATGATATTTATCTACTGTACCTATCAGGATATTATAAAATCGATAAATTTCAAACTGCAGGATTAGCCGTTCGCTATTTTAGTTTAGGTAAAATTGATTTCAGAGATGAAAATGGAAATGATATCGGTACCGGTCAGCCCAATGAATTTGAAATTGCGGCAGCTTATAGCAGAAAACTTTCTGATGTATTTTCTGCCAGCCTTTCTGCGAAATTTGCTTATTCAAATCTTGCAACTGGTAAAACGGTAGGCGCTTATGATATCACTTCTGCCAAAACCTTTGGAGCAGATCTTGGATTTTTATATCGCAATAAATTAGGGGCAAGCGGCCGCAGAAATTATTTAAACGTCGGCCTTGCGATCACAAATATTGGTTCTAAAGTAACTTATATCAAGGGCTTGGTGAAAGACTTCATTCCAACCAATCTTGCTTTAGGAGCAGCTTATGAAATGAATTTTGATGATTACAATTCCCTGACGACTACCTTAGAAATCAACAAATTATTAATCCCATCTCCTAGAAAACCAGGGGACCCACTCTACGATGTCGACAATAATAAAATAGCAGACTATCGTGAAAAAAGTTTATTTGAAGGCATCTTTGGTTCCTTAAATGACGCACCTGGAGGAGGAAAAGAAGAATTACAGGAATTGATGTATTCATTAGGTTTGGAATATTGGTATGACAAACAATTTGCTGTCCGCATGGGGTATTTCCATGAGAATGCACTAAAAGGAAACCGTAAATACATGACTTTAGGCTGCGGTGTAAAGTATAATGTGTTTGGACTAAACCTCTCCTATCTGGTTCCTACTACAAATAACAGAAGTCCTCTAGCAAATACCATCCGATTCTCCATCAGTTATGATTTTGACGGAGGTGCTGTTGGAAATCAAAGTGGAGAATAA